The following proteins come from a genomic window of Edaphobacter sp. 4G125:
- a CDS encoding very short patch repair endonuclease — protein MQPVCKKLTDVHNSEQRSRNMAAIRGKDTKPEMRVRSLLHSMGFRYRLHRKDLPGRPDIVLTKYRTVIFVHGCFWHCHDCRWGNVIPKTRADFWKEKRGGTIARDVRNRAALEAAGWRVIVVWECETRSEGELKSFLRSHLSAASTPSSIVG, from the coding sequence TTGCAACCAGTCTGTAAAAAATTGACGGACGTACACAATTCCGAACAGCGCAGCCGCAACATGGCCGCCATACGTGGGAAGGATACGAAGCCTGAGATGCGCGTGCGCTCTCTGCTTCATTCAATGGGATTTCGATATAGGCTGCATCGCAAAGATCTTCCGGGTCGGCCTGATATCGTGCTTACGAAGTACCGCACGGTAATTTTCGTACATGGGTGCTTCTGGCATTGTCACGACTGCCGTTGGGGCAATGTCATACCAAAGACTCGCGCTGATTTCTGGAAAGAAAAGAGAGGCGGAACCATAGCCCGTGATGTTAGAAATCGCGCAGCATTGGAAGCTGCAGGATGGCGGGTCATCGTTGTCTGGGAATGTGAAACGCGATCAGAGGGCGAATTGAAATCCTTCCTACGTTCCCACCTCTCGGCTGCTTCGACACCATCTTCAATTGTCGGCTGA
- a CDS encoding HNH endonuclease family protein, which translates to MAGRKLVNLDAMIPRADFALVEGGNVPAAETIANIGTRDFKPDGILPLLRKPDFQRETNHWNPAQITLLIKSFVDGDLIPSVILWRSSGSIFVIDGGHRLSVLRAWIEDDYGDRAISQTFFGFNINDNQKKAAKETRQLVEREVGTYQQWIAKGQIPDLPKEEKERTANVLTRSIPIQWVNGNAETAQASFLKINTQGTPLDDIEMLLIRNRKRPAAIAARSIIRAGMGHKYWSSFPKEKQKLIEEKSSQLYQWLFEPEVDSPIKTLDLPLGGGAGVRTALRLLVDFVMVASRDQQGDPVKVEDETEDENGDGTIFVLDRTLRLAGRITGNDNGSLGLHPAVYFYGPSGTHVGALFMGMSTLLARKLLNHDTAFFQKFSKVRKPVEEALIEHKRLIAAVIQNTRSAKRYDVIADLFMYLIDSYSKGVTPTEEDIVSKAGVEGKIILGVERQQSSRFATETKSAIYLRDALASALRCSICGGYLDPTKSVSYDHKKRVREGGVGTEDNGQLAHHYCNQSVKN; encoded by the coding sequence ATGGCTGGCCGAAAACTCGTAAATCTCGACGCGATGATTCCTCGCGCGGACTTCGCTCTGGTGGAGGGCGGCAACGTGCCGGCCGCTGAAACGATCGCAAATATCGGCACACGTGATTTCAAACCTGACGGAATTTTGCCCCTGCTGCGTAAGCCTGATTTTCAACGGGAGACGAACCACTGGAACCCGGCGCAAATTACTCTGCTTATCAAGTCTTTTGTCGATGGCGATTTGATCCCATCTGTCATTCTGTGGCGCTCCAGCGGTTCTATCTTTGTCATTGACGGTGGCCACCGTCTCAGCGTCCTGCGTGCATGGATCGAAGACGACTACGGCGATCGTGCTATTTCTCAAACCTTCTTTGGCTTCAATATCAACGACAACCAGAAGAAGGCCGCGAAGGAAACACGCCAGCTTGTAGAGCGTGAAGTTGGCACCTATCAGCAATGGATCGCAAAGGGTCAGATTCCAGACCTCCCGAAGGAAGAGAAAGAGAGAACGGCAAACGTCCTGACGCGTTCAATTCCTATTCAGTGGGTCAATGGCAACGCTGAAACCGCGCAGGCCTCATTTCTAAAGATCAACACGCAGGGTACGCCCCTGGATGACATCGAAATGCTGCTGATCCGCAACCGGAAACGGCCGGCTGCAATCGCCGCGCGCTCCATCATTCGCGCAGGGATGGGGCATAAATACTGGTCCAGCTTCCCCAAGGAAAAGCAGAAGCTCATCGAAGAAAAGTCAAGCCAGTTGTATCAATGGTTGTTTGAGCCGGAAGTGGACTCCCCCATTAAAACTCTCGACCTGCCCCTCGGTGGTGGGGCCGGCGTGCGCACAGCGTTACGCCTGCTGGTGGACTTCGTGATGGTTGCCAGCCGTGACCAGCAGGGCGATCCGGTAAAGGTAGAGGATGAGACAGAGGACGAAAACGGCGATGGCACGATCTTTGTGCTGGACCGTACTCTACGCCTCGCAGGCCGTATCACCGGAAATGACAATGGTAGCCTCGGCCTGCATCCGGCCGTGTATTTCTACGGCCCTTCTGGAACACATGTGGGCGCTCTGTTCATGGGAATGTCCACCTTGCTTGCCCGCAAGCTACTGAACCATGACACGGCATTCTTCCAAAAATTCAGCAAGGTCCGTAAGCCGGTGGAAGAGGCTCTGATTGAGCACAAGCGATTGATTGCTGCCGTCATACAAAACACGCGAAGTGCCAAGCGATATGACGTTATCGCGGACCTCTTCATGTACTTGATTGACTCATACAGCAAAGGCGTGACACCCACGGAGGAAGACATCGTTTCCAAGGCGGGTGTCGAAGGGAAAATCATCCTCGGCGTCGAAAGACAACAATCGTCCCGCTTCGCAACGGAGACGAAAAGTGCCATATATCTGCGTGACGCCTTGGCTTCCGCGCTTCGCTGCAGCATCTGCGGCGGCTATCTCGACCCCACCAAGTCTGTTTCTTACGACCATAAAAAGCGTGTACGCGAGGGCGGTGTCGGAACAGAGGACAATGGCCAGTTGGCTCATCACTATTGCAACCAGTCTGTAAAAAATTGA
- a CDS encoding type II restriction endonuclease → MRAGYLSEFFSGVAIKRLSAVEADLVRSHQHEFNGDKGLIRVLGRTEVKRYFDALWVYLSDSDDEPIVARCTLTWYDARVDRRPRTEHRFYFPTNPVSIVAAEGDLLVVARRPDDSVLIIIAQGGSTIASQVQWLFGVAVQHKGFSVREELETEQDRIQFASAFILEQLGIDADAPAAAENYLDAMLARFNGQLPPTAAFSAYARETLPDLDPMADPDGALLGWMEREEILFRTMEKHILGDRLQKGFADDVDGFLAFSLAVQNRRKSRSGRALENHLQVIFDANRIRYQRGALTEAKQKPDFLFPGGKEYADLSFEATLLTMLGAKTTCKDRWRQVLAEAKRIDHKHLLTLEAAISVAQTDQMKEYKLQLVLPRGLHGTFTAPQQRELMTLANFTAMVKQREAASTTR, encoded by the coding sequence ATGAGAGCCGGTTACCTATCTGAATTTTTCAGCGGAGTAGCGATCAAGCGCCTGAGTGCGGTGGAAGCGGATCTCGTTCGCAGCCACCAGCATGAGTTTAACGGGGATAAAGGCCTCATTCGGGTTCTTGGCAGGACAGAGGTCAAGCGTTATTTCGACGCACTCTGGGTCTATCTGAGCGACAGTGACGATGAACCGATTGTTGCTCGTTGCACGCTGACTTGGTACGACGCCCGCGTGGATCGCCGTCCACGCACGGAGCATCGCTTTTACTTCCCGACGAATCCCGTCTCGATTGTGGCTGCCGAAGGCGATCTCCTGGTAGTCGCCCGCCGTCCGGACGATTCGGTGCTCATCATCATTGCGCAGGGCGGTTCTACTATCGCCAGTCAGGTACAGTGGCTGTTCGGTGTGGCTGTACAACACAAAGGTTTCTCCGTTCGAGAGGAGCTCGAAACCGAACAGGACCGGATTCAATTCGCATCCGCCTTTATCCTGGAACAGCTTGGCATTGACGCGGACGCACCGGCCGCGGCGGAGAACTATCTGGATGCCATGCTGGCTCGTTTCAACGGACAGCTTCCGCCCACGGCTGCCTTCTCTGCGTACGCGCGAGAGACACTGCCAGACCTCGACCCTATGGCTGATCCGGATGGCGCACTGCTGGGCTGGATGGAACGAGAGGAGATTCTGTTCCGCACGATGGAGAAGCATATCCTCGGCGACCGCCTGCAGAAGGGCTTTGCCGATGATGTGGACGGATTTCTTGCGTTCTCGCTCGCGGTTCAGAATCGACGCAAGAGTCGTTCAGGCCGTGCTCTCGAAAACCATTTGCAGGTCATCTTCGATGCAAACAGAATTAGGTATCAGCGCGGCGCTCTGACCGAAGCGAAGCAAAAGCCTGACTTCCTGTTCCCCGGCGGCAAGGAATATGCGGACCTCAGCTTTGAGGCCACACTGCTGACTATGCTCGGCGCAAAGACGACCTGCAAGGATCGCTGGCGTCAGGTCCTCGCAGAAGCAAAGCGCATTGACCATAAGCATCTACTGACACTGGAAGCGGCGATCAGCGTTGCGCAGACGGACCAGATGAAAGAATATAAGTTGCAGCTCGTACTACCTCGTGGACTGCATGGTACGTTTACAGCGCCACAGCAACGTGAGCTGATGACGCTGGCCAATTTCACAGCTATGGTGAAGCAACGCGAAGCTGCCAGCACTACACGGTAA